A genomic stretch from Centroberyx gerrardi isolate f3 chromosome 10, fCenGer3.hap1.cur.20231027, whole genome shotgun sequence includes:
- the heg1 gene encoding protein HEG isoform X1, whose protein sequence is METWFLNHVLGLSLSVLLLALPGPLGAWTPTNNNNSTGDPVTGGYYYSAGTDELSTMENKVFTAATSASHSSESLVPSGGNLLRAHTAETHTSTAGSLGKKTVSNTATEQTQALTETSSWSLEKTAGPSTEPLISTIVATTEASSTDWEDLPTPDQLPDFSPALSLEPRPWTVTEEARLPRDSPESTLRLGDATDSATDSASASGTAQGVPVHTDSTYISTTISRAGERTLLSVTSSASGNSTSSVFTEDSNSHQPPSTRGIPVGGTDRSEDYTDSHASTRADDRDTTHLDQHLTHSRGTSSETETESPGVSRGTHTLTGQPNITQHQPTFASEGTPNSTPPLRVTGHSTDQSEVSVSSTPPVISPESGPTNTSGTIQGSDSSVGTSTDGTSTESFTGAQNSSSQNQGGTEVVSSQTGSEPSTGLGLTTVPPTVRTSVTDQDDSLTRFLSSQSPFIPKTDRPVLATEVFLTTTPVTVTHRSQVTEEEETFTPTASTTTTPTPNPPLPTPPPPQPSSSSASPTQGSPTQGTIQHTTPSTTASTLGQQTSAAAPPQRLSPSQTQGPSTGAASPTDVTTFQQETSTATPGITTAHSEHTTATYSHSTRTRSTVTPHTTGKQTDRGTTEQAVTTAPIEVQPTKAPPRNPCAPNPCMNGGTCVSYEGREFTCHCLQAWTGPTCSQDADECERYPCPLGSLCVNTRGSFSCECPLGFDLEDGRTCTRAKTFLGTFSVNRLPHDPVIFKSTTLHEIQREIIQLLNASLSVLRGYSRSTLSKKQEDGVRISAVNMFSISTEVTSAEVFNSIQRSISNCSSSSAHCRMVLHHQLTYHVESLCLAQKAQCDTERSTCSDNSGTAYCQCLPGYYKHNPEDLSCIECGDGYKLENGTCVQCMFGFGGFNCGNFYKLIAVVVSPAGGAVLLILIIALIVTCCKKDKNDINKIIFKSGDLQMSPYADFPKSNRVSMEWGRETIEMQENGSTKNLLQMTDIYYSPALRNSDLERNGLYPFTGLPGSRHSCIYPAQWNPSFISDDSRRRDYF, encoded by the exons ATGGAAACGTGGTTTTTGAATCACGTCCTCGGTTTGTCTCTGTCGGTCCTCCTGCTGGCTTTGCCGGGGCCCCTCGGTGCGTGGACCccaactaacaacaacaacagcaccgGGGATCCGGTAACGGGAGGATATTATTATTCAGCTGGCACAGATGAACTCAGCACCATGGAAAACAAAGTGTTCACCGCTGCAActtcagcttcacactccagcgaGAGTTTAGTACCAAGTGGAGGAAACCTCCTGCGCGCACACactgctgaaacacacacttctACTGCAGGAAGCCTGGGTAAGAAGACTGTCAGTAACACTG CCACTGAGCAAACACAAGCCCTCACAGAAACAAGCAGCTGGTCACTAGAGAAGACGGCCGGCCCGTCCACCGAGCCTCTCATTTCCACCATCGTCGCCACCACTGAGGCCAGCAGCACCGACTGGGAGGACCTCCCCACCCCAGACCAGCTGCCGGACTTCTCCCCTGCCCTCTCCCTGGAGCCCAGGCCCTGGACGGTGACGGAAGAGGCCAGGCTGCCCCGGGACAGCCCCGAGAGCACCCTACGACTAGGGGATGCCACAGACTCGGCCACAGACTCGGCCTCAGCCTCTGGGACGGCCCAGGGGGTCCCCGTCCACACGGACAGCACCTACATCTCCACCACCATCAGCCGAGCCGGGGAGAGGACCCTGCTGTCCGTCACCTCCTCCGCCTCCGGCAACAGCACCTCCTCCGTGTTTACAGAGGACTCCAATTCCCATCAGCCCCCCTCCACACGGGGTATCCCGGTCGGGGGGACAGATAGATCTGAAGACTATACTGATAGTCACGCGTCCACCAGGGCTGATGACAGGGATACGACGCATTTAGACCAGCATCTCACGCACTCCAGGGGGACATCttctgagactgagactgagagtCCAGGCGTGTCTAGGGGAACCCACACTTTAACGGGACAGCCTAACATAACCCAGCATCAACCCACCTTCGCGTCGGAAGGGACTCCCAATTCAACCCCACCTCTCAGAGTGACGGGCCACAGTACTGACCAATCGGAAGTGTCGGTTTCGTCCACACCCCCTGTCATTTCACCAGAGAGTGGTCCTACCAATACCTCAGGGACAATCCAGGGTTCGGACTCCAGCGTTGGGACCTCCACCGATGGGACCTCCACCGAGTCTTTTACTGGAGCTCAGAACTCCAGCAGCCAGAACCAGGGAGGAACAGAAGTGGTGTCATCCCAGACCGGGTCAGAGCCCAGCACAGGACTGGGTCTGACCACAGTGCCCCCTACGGTCAGAACCAGTGTGACGGACCAGGATGATTCTCTGACCAGGTTCCTGTCTAGTCAGTCGCCCTTCATCCCCAAGACAGACAGGCCAGTGCTGGCTACCGAGGTCTTCCTCACCACCACGCCTGTCACCGTTACACACAG ATCTCAGgtaacagaggaggaggagacctTCACACCCACTGCCtctaccaccaccacccccacacccAACCCTCCTCTAcctacccctccacccccccagcccagcagcagcagtgccagCCCTACCCAGGGGTCGCCCACCCAGGGCACCATCCAGCACACTACGCCCTCCACCACAGCCTCCACCCTGGGCCAGCAGACTTCCGCGGCGGCCCCCCCTCAGCGCCTGTCGCCCAGCCAGACCCAGGGGCCCTCGACGGGGGCGGCGAGCCCCACAGACGTCACCACCTTCCAGCAGGAGACCAGCACGGCCACTCCGGGGATCACAACGGCCCACAGCGAGCACACCACCGCCACCTACAGCCACAGCACCCGGACCAGGAGCACCGTGACACCTCACACCACGGGGAAGCAGACTGACAGGGGAACCACGGAGCAGGCGGTGACAACAGCGCCCATTGAAGTCCAGCCCACCAAGGCACCACCAA GAAACCCCTGTGCACCAAACCCCTGCATGAACGGAGGGACGTGTGTGAGCTACGAAGGCCGTGAATTCACCTGCCACTGTCTGCAGGCATGGACAGGGCCGACCTGCAGCCAGG atgcggATGAGTGTGAGAGGTACCCCTGCCCCCTCGGGTCCTTGTGTGTAAACACGCGAGGGTCCTTCAGCTGTGAATGTCCACTGGGCTTCGACCTGGAGGACGGACGCACCTGCACCAGAG CAAAGACGTTTCTGGGAACCTTCAGTGTTAACAGACTCCCACATGACCCTGTTATCTTCAAGAGCACCACCCTGCATGAGATCCAGAGAGAGATCATTCAGCTG CTCAATGCCTCGTTGTCGGTTCTGCGTGGCTACAGCCGCTCAACTCTGAGTAAGAA ACAGGAGGACGGAGTGCGTATCTCTGCTGTCAACATGTTTTCCATCTCCACCGAAGTGACGAGCGCTGAGGTCTTCAACAGCATCCAGAGGTCTATCAGCAACTGCAGCTCCTCCTCGGCCCACTGCAGGATGGTCCTGCACCACCAGCTCACTTACCATG TGGAGAGTCTGTGCCTGGCCCAGAAGGCTCAGTGCGATACGGAGCGCTCCACCTGCTCAGACAACAGTGGCACAGCCTACTGCCAGTGTCTGCCAGGTTATTACAAACACAACCCCGAAGACCTGTCCTGCATag AATGCGGGGATGGCTATAAGCTGGAAAACGGCACCTGTGTCCA GTGCATGTTTGGATTTGGAGGGTTCAACTGTGGAAATT TTTACAAGCTGATTGCAGTGGTGGTGTCGCCTGCAGGGGGCGCCgtgctcctcatcctcatcatcgcTCTCATTGTCACTTGCTGCAA GAAAGACAAGAATGACATCAACAAGATCATCTTCAAGAGCGGAGACCTGCAGATGTCTCCGTACGCCGACTTCCCCAAGAGCAACCGGGTGTCTATGGAGTGGGGCAGGGAGACCATCGAGATGCAGGAGAACGGCAGCACCAAGAACCTGCTGCAGATGACCGACATTTACTACTCT cCTGCGTTGCGTAACTCGGACCTGGAGAGAAATGGCTTGTACCCGTTCACCGGTTTGCCGGGCTCTCGCCACTCGTGCATCTACCCCGCCCAGTGGAACCCCTCCTTCATCAGCGACGATTCACGAAGAAGAGACTACTTCTAA
- the heg1 gene encoding protein HEG isoform X2 encodes METWFLNHVLGLSLSVLLLALPGPLGAWTPTNNNNSTGDPVTGGYYYSAGTDELSTMENKVFTAATSASHSSESLVPSGGNLLRAHTAETHTSTAGSLATEQTQALTETSSWSLEKTAGPSTEPLISTIVATTEASSTDWEDLPTPDQLPDFSPALSLEPRPWTVTEEARLPRDSPESTLRLGDATDSATDSASASGTAQGVPVHTDSTYISTTISRAGERTLLSVTSSASGNSTSSVFTEDSNSHQPPSTRGIPVGGTDRSEDYTDSHASTRADDRDTTHLDQHLTHSRGTSSETETESPGVSRGTHTLTGQPNITQHQPTFASEGTPNSTPPLRVTGHSTDQSEVSVSSTPPVISPESGPTNTSGTIQGSDSSVGTSTDGTSTESFTGAQNSSSQNQGGTEVVSSQTGSEPSTGLGLTTVPPTVRTSVTDQDDSLTRFLSSQSPFIPKTDRPVLATEVFLTTTPVTVTHRSQVTEEEETFTPTASTTTTPTPNPPLPTPPPPQPSSSSASPTQGSPTQGTIQHTTPSTTASTLGQQTSAAAPPQRLSPSQTQGPSTGAASPTDVTTFQQETSTATPGITTAHSEHTTATYSHSTRTRSTVTPHTTGKQTDRGTTEQAVTTAPIEVQPTKAPPRNPCAPNPCMNGGTCVSYEGREFTCHCLQAWTGPTCSQDADECERYPCPLGSLCVNTRGSFSCECPLGFDLEDGRTCTRAKTFLGTFSVNRLPHDPVIFKSTTLHEIQREIIQLLNASLSVLRGYSRSTLSKKQEDGVRISAVNMFSISTEVTSAEVFNSIQRSISNCSSSSAHCRMVLHHQLTYHVESLCLAQKAQCDTERSTCSDNSGTAYCQCLPGYYKHNPEDLSCIECGDGYKLENGTCVQCMFGFGGFNCGNFYKLIAVVVSPAGGAVLLILIIALIVTCCKKDKNDINKIIFKSGDLQMSPYADFPKSNRVSMEWGRETIEMQENGSTKNLLQMTDIYYSPALRNSDLERNGLYPFTGLPGSRHSCIYPAQWNPSFISDDSRRRDYF; translated from the exons ATGGAAACGTGGTTTTTGAATCACGTCCTCGGTTTGTCTCTGTCGGTCCTCCTGCTGGCTTTGCCGGGGCCCCTCGGTGCGTGGACCccaactaacaacaacaacagcaccgGGGATCCGGTAACGGGAGGATATTATTATTCAGCTGGCACAGATGAACTCAGCACCATGGAAAACAAAGTGTTCACCGCTGCAActtcagcttcacactccagcgaGAGTTTAGTACCAAGTGGAGGAAACCTCCTGCGCGCACACactgctgaaacacacacttctACTGCAGGAAGCCTGG CCACTGAGCAAACACAAGCCCTCACAGAAACAAGCAGCTGGTCACTAGAGAAGACGGCCGGCCCGTCCACCGAGCCTCTCATTTCCACCATCGTCGCCACCACTGAGGCCAGCAGCACCGACTGGGAGGACCTCCCCACCCCAGACCAGCTGCCGGACTTCTCCCCTGCCCTCTCCCTGGAGCCCAGGCCCTGGACGGTGACGGAAGAGGCCAGGCTGCCCCGGGACAGCCCCGAGAGCACCCTACGACTAGGGGATGCCACAGACTCGGCCACAGACTCGGCCTCAGCCTCTGGGACGGCCCAGGGGGTCCCCGTCCACACGGACAGCACCTACATCTCCACCACCATCAGCCGAGCCGGGGAGAGGACCCTGCTGTCCGTCACCTCCTCCGCCTCCGGCAACAGCACCTCCTCCGTGTTTACAGAGGACTCCAATTCCCATCAGCCCCCCTCCACACGGGGTATCCCGGTCGGGGGGACAGATAGATCTGAAGACTATACTGATAGTCACGCGTCCACCAGGGCTGATGACAGGGATACGACGCATTTAGACCAGCATCTCACGCACTCCAGGGGGACATCttctgagactgagactgagagtCCAGGCGTGTCTAGGGGAACCCACACTTTAACGGGACAGCCTAACATAACCCAGCATCAACCCACCTTCGCGTCGGAAGGGACTCCCAATTCAACCCCACCTCTCAGAGTGACGGGCCACAGTACTGACCAATCGGAAGTGTCGGTTTCGTCCACACCCCCTGTCATTTCACCAGAGAGTGGTCCTACCAATACCTCAGGGACAATCCAGGGTTCGGACTCCAGCGTTGGGACCTCCACCGATGGGACCTCCACCGAGTCTTTTACTGGAGCTCAGAACTCCAGCAGCCAGAACCAGGGAGGAACAGAAGTGGTGTCATCCCAGACCGGGTCAGAGCCCAGCACAGGACTGGGTCTGACCACAGTGCCCCCTACGGTCAGAACCAGTGTGACGGACCAGGATGATTCTCTGACCAGGTTCCTGTCTAGTCAGTCGCCCTTCATCCCCAAGACAGACAGGCCAGTGCTGGCTACCGAGGTCTTCCTCACCACCACGCCTGTCACCGTTACACACAG ATCTCAGgtaacagaggaggaggagacctTCACACCCACTGCCtctaccaccaccacccccacacccAACCCTCCTCTAcctacccctccacccccccagcccagcagcagcagtgccagCCCTACCCAGGGGTCGCCCACCCAGGGCACCATCCAGCACACTACGCCCTCCACCACAGCCTCCACCCTGGGCCAGCAGACTTCCGCGGCGGCCCCCCCTCAGCGCCTGTCGCCCAGCCAGACCCAGGGGCCCTCGACGGGGGCGGCGAGCCCCACAGACGTCACCACCTTCCAGCAGGAGACCAGCACGGCCACTCCGGGGATCACAACGGCCCACAGCGAGCACACCACCGCCACCTACAGCCACAGCACCCGGACCAGGAGCACCGTGACACCTCACACCACGGGGAAGCAGACTGACAGGGGAACCACGGAGCAGGCGGTGACAACAGCGCCCATTGAAGTCCAGCCCACCAAGGCACCACCAA GAAACCCCTGTGCACCAAACCCCTGCATGAACGGAGGGACGTGTGTGAGCTACGAAGGCCGTGAATTCACCTGCCACTGTCTGCAGGCATGGACAGGGCCGACCTGCAGCCAGG atgcggATGAGTGTGAGAGGTACCCCTGCCCCCTCGGGTCCTTGTGTGTAAACACGCGAGGGTCCTTCAGCTGTGAATGTCCACTGGGCTTCGACCTGGAGGACGGACGCACCTGCACCAGAG CAAAGACGTTTCTGGGAACCTTCAGTGTTAACAGACTCCCACATGACCCTGTTATCTTCAAGAGCACCACCCTGCATGAGATCCAGAGAGAGATCATTCAGCTG CTCAATGCCTCGTTGTCGGTTCTGCGTGGCTACAGCCGCTCAACTCTGAGTAAGAA ACAGGAGGACGGAGTGCGTATCTCTGCTGTCAACATGTTTTCCATCTCCACCGAAGTGACGAGCGCTGAGGTCTTCAACAGCATCCAGAGGTCTATCAGCAACTGCAGCTCCTCCTCGGCCCACTGCAGGATGGTCCTGCACCACCAGCTCACTTACCATG TGGAGAGTCTGTGCCTGGCCCAGAAGGCTCAGTGCGATACGGAGCGCTCCACCTGCTCAGACAACAGTGGCACAGCCTACTGCCAGTGTCTGCCAGGTTATTACAAACACAACCCCGAAGACCTGTCCTGCATag AATGCGGGGATGGCTATAAGCTGGAAAACGGCACCTGTGTCCA GTGCATGTTTGGATTTGGAGGGTTCAACTGTGGAAATT TTTACAAGCTGATTGCAGTGGTGGTGTCGCCTGCAGGGGGCGCCgtgctcctcatcctcatcatcgcTCTCATTGTCACTTGCTGCAA GAAAGACAAGAATGACATCAACAAGATCATCTTCAAGAGCGGAGACCTGCAGATGTCTCCGTACGCCGACTTCCCCAAGAGCAACCGGGTGTCTATGGAGTGGGGCAGGGAGACCATCGAGATGCAGGAGAACGGCAGCACCAAGAACCTGCTGCAGATGACCGACATTTACTACTCT cCTGCGTTGCGTAACTCGGACCTGGAGAGAAATGGCTTGTACCCGTTCACCGGTTTGCCGGGCTCTCGCCACTCGTGCATCTACCCCGCCCAGTGGAACCCCTCCTTCATCAGCGACGATTCACGAAGAAGAGACTACTTCTAA
- the LOC139911352 gene encoding uncharacterized protein LOC139911352 yields the protein MDPLLCVLINGPLIVLNILANLFYIFCMVCPHGRERIKQPLKLLLWSLICCTIIYLISVTATFSPRMAHNSMVNYAFRLYTWSTSLTSSVWLNFFFYTQIVPAQRAVFIWIKRNIKSIIYCILLAERVFFLFRFTVTLVGNPTFDGSNRSFTTHGNVTLISSTSFQTKLYPVCDICFIMEMAYFFFCLCVMVGSSGATVIYLHSHMRRMIASGTPCPRLHSQMRVTITGIIQGVIYLLCAVWSLIYLFSQKYSNTHFSDCIFCTVITLYMSVTTVNLGVGQAVFRRRAADVWLKAAQCGKVLCKR from the coding sequence ATGGACCCTCTGCTGTGTGTCCTAATTAACGGGCCTCTCATTGTTCTCAACATCTTGGCTAACCTATTTTACATCTTCTGCATGGTCTGTCCACACGGCAGAGAAAGGATCAAGCAACCTCTGAAGCTTCTCCTGTGGTCCTTGATTTGCTGTACGATTATTTACCTGATATCAGTTACTGCGACGTTCTCCCCTAGGATGGCTCACAATTCGATGGTCAACTATGCGTTCAGGCTCTATACTTGGTCCACTAGTTTAACCtcttctgtttggctgaacttcttcttctacacccAGATCGTCCCTGCACAGCGAGCCGTCTTCATCTGGATAAAGAGGAATATCAAATCCATCATCTACTGCATTTTGCTTGCTGAAAGAGTGTTCTTTTTGTTCAGATTTACTGTTACTCTTGTAGGAAATCCTACATTTGATGGATCCAATCGCAGTTTCACAACACATGGTAATGTGACGCTCATATCTTCAACTTCATTTCAAACAAAGCTGTACCCTGTGTGTGACATTTGTTTCATCATGGAAATGGCCTacttctttttctgtttgtgtgttatggTGGGGTCCAGTGGTGCCACTGTAATCTACCTGCACAGTCACATGAGGCGTATGATAGCAAGTGGCACTCCCTGCCCACGGCTCCACAGTCAGATGAGGGTCACCATCACTGGGATCATACAGGGAGTCATCTACCTGCTCTGTGCTGTGTGGAGTCTGATCTATTTGTTTTCTCAAAAATATTCTAATACCCATTTCAGTGACTGTATATTTTGCACTGTCATCACCCTGTACATGTCAGTCACAACAGTCAACCTGGGAGTCGGTCAGGCTGTATTCAGACGGAGGGCAGCTGATGTCTGGCTCAAAGCAGCTCAATGTGGCAAAGTGCTGTGTAAACGTTAA